One stretch of Bacteroidales bacterium DNA includes these proteins:
- a CDS encoding EamA family transporter: protein MFSLSKKRWQWVAMLLLAFIWGCSFILMKKGLVAFTHVQVAAIRIFFSFLVLFPFAIKSFKKLTKQNAIFLAICGLIGNLIPAFLFTFAQTNISSSLAGILNSLSPFFTLIVGVLIFKNRPGFLQYLGIFMGLIGAVMLVSNGNLSSFSGINIYALLIVLATFLYGMNSNIIKFKLVGLSGVEITSLAFMFIGPFAGIILFSTNLGASYYSPHFLSSLFAILALAIFGSVLSLFVYNTLIHHTTAIFATSVTYIIPVFALMWGILDGESLNFLQVISMLVILTGVYLVNTKLGKVKIIKE, encoded by the coding sequence ATGTTTAGTTTATCGAAAAAACGTTGGCAATGGGTAGCAATGCTACTTTTAGCATTTATTTGGGGATGTTCATTTATACTTATGAAGAAGGGGTTGGTTGCTTTTACTCATGTTCAAGTTGCTGCTATTCGAATATTTTTTAGTTTTTTAGTATTATTCCCTTTTGCAATAAAAAGTTTTAAAAAATTAACTAAACAAAATGCTATTTTTTTAGCAATATGTGGGCTAATTGGAAATCTTATCCCTGCTTTTCTATTCACATTTGCCCAAACAAACATATCGAGTTCGCTTGCAGGGATACTAAATAGCCTATCACCATTTTTCACATTGATTGTTGGGGTTTTAATTTTTAAAAATCGCCCTGGATTTCTTCAGTATTTAGGAATATTTATGGGCTTGATAGGTGCTGTAATGCTTGTTTCGAATGGTAACCTCAGCTCATTTAGTGGCATTAATATCTACGCATTACTAATTGTGTTGGCAACCTTTTTGTACGGTATGAATAGTAATATAATAAAATTCAAGTTGGTTGGACTAAGTGGAGTGGAGATAACCTCACTAGCCTTTATGTTTATTGGCCCATTTGCAGGCATTATTCTATTCTCAACTAATCTTGGTGCTTCTTATTACTCTCCACATTTTTTGAGCAGTCTATTTGCCATTTTAGCTTTAGCAATATTTGGTTCGGTTCTATCCCTATTTGTTTACAATACTTTAATACACCATACCACAGCCATTTTTGCCACATCAGTAACTTATATTATTCCAGTTTTTGCTTTGATGTGGGGGATTCTCGATGGTGAATCGTTAAACTTTTTGCAGGTAATTAGTATGCTTGTTATACTTACAGGAGTTTATCTGGTTAACACCAAATTGGGTAAAGTGAAAATCATTAAAGAATAG
- a CDS encoding polysaccharide biosynthesis tyrosine autokinase, translating to MNRGEVDIEESSIDFKQVLGVLFKNWYWFVSSIIIFVVAALIFNNYSTPIYQVEAKILINDEGSTFMDPQMMVSQAFSPNTYKVRKEMQVLGCYSLTAEALQKLPLEASWWYKDGFKTKLVYPPPYRLIIDSTHYQNNSATIFIVSKDISHVILSYINLENDEKVVDTVELGNFFESPFFRFKIVPNTNQILDRQYQFKLNRKENLIGGFNTLDLVEEKYSSTITVKFRDQSPKRAADFLDALSQSFLNRGVKRKNHIALNTIRFIESQLQNVTDSLRYSEERLEEFRRVKGATNLDFQTQKAYELLDGLEKDKAQFSIFLNYYDYLKSSITQNLELNKLVVPSSMGIADEVLNKLVLDLMQFYSEKAEITVNSKKDNPMLGAIDYRIEERKKAILETINGLIYSTKISIKNLDERIIKYQSEVSKIPEKEKELLSFQRKFKLNDEIYTFLLTKRSELQIASASNFPENEVLDAASVNRASIVSPNRRLNYMMAIFMSIVLPFLFIYLRSQLIDRFEESSQLDKLGYPVIGELIHSDLNTPFIVNQEHISVFADSYRLLRTNIKFLIGGGESKIVLVTSTFSGEGKSFVSRNIAASFALAGHKTILVNCDLRKPEKEFFFNTESVVGLSAYLSNNSDFEILIQNSDVENLWFISSGLVPPNATELLDSQRMQKLLGLLKEKYEIVVIDSPPIGIVADSFILAQQSDLLLFVVRLNHSRINGVEKILSSIAQKQFKKVAIVANDISSKYFGYGYYGYKYDYGYHYGSSKKKKKLDS from the coding sequence ATGAATCGTGGGGAAGTTGATATTGAGGAAAGTTCGATTGATTTTAAACAGGTTTTAGGAGTACTATTTAAGAATTGGTATTGGTTTGTTTCATCAATTATAATTTTTGTTGTTGCAGCCTTAATATTTAATAATTATTCTACCCCAATTTACCAAGTTGAAGCAAAAATCTTGATTAACGATGAGGGTTCAACTTTTATGGATCCTCAAATGATGGTTAGCCAAGCATTTTCTCCTAATACTTACAAGGTTAGGAAGGAGATGCAAGTATTAGGGTGTTATTCATTAACTGCTGAGGCCTTGCAAAAACTTCCTTTAGAGGCTAGTTGGTGGTATAAAGATGGATTCAAAACCAAATTGGTATACCCTCCACCATATCGTCTTATTATTGACTCAACACACTATCAAAATAATAGTGCGACTATTTTTATTGTTTCAAAGGATATATCACATGTTATTCTAAGTTATATAAATTTAGAAAATGATGAAAAAGTAGTAGATACTGTTGAACTTGGTAATTTTTTTGAGTCACCATTTTTTCGTTTTAAAATAGTTCCAAATACAAATCAAATACTAGATAGGCAATATCAATTCAAACTTAACCGAAAGGAAAACCTTATAGGTGGTTTTAATACTCTTGATCTTGTTGAGGAAAAATATTCATCTACTATTACGGTTAAATTTAGAGATCAATCCCCTAAAAGAGCGGCTGATTTTTTAGATGCCCTTTCCCAATCGTTTCTAAATCGTGGGGTTAAACGTAAAAATCATATTGCTTTAAATACTATAAGATTTATTGAGAGTCAACTTCAAAATGTAACTGATTCGTTAAGATATTCGGAGGAAAGGTTGGAGGAATTTAGAAGAGTTAAAGGGGCAACAAATCTAGATTTTCAAACTCAAAAAGCTTATGAACTTCTTGATGGACTCGAGAAAGATAAAGCACAATTCTCGATATTCTTAAACTATTACGATTATTTAAAGAGTTCAATAACACAAAATTTAGAGCTAAATAAACTAGTTGTTCCCTCATCGATGGGGATTGCTGACGAGGTGTTGAATAAATTGGTATTAGACCTGATGCAATTCTATTCCGAAAAGGCAGAGATTACTGTAAATTCGAAAAAAGATAACCCTATGCTTGGGGCTATTGATTACCGGATTGAAGAACGTAAAAAGGCAATTCTTGAAACGATAAACGGATTAATTTATTCCACAAAAATATCTATTAAAAACCTTGATGAGAGGATTATTAAATATCAGTCCGAGGTATCTAAAATTCCGGAGAAAGAGAAGGAGTTATTGTCATTCCAAAGAAAATTTAAGTTAAACGATGAAATTTATACTTTCCTATTAACCAAGAGATCAGAGTTGCAGATTGCCTCTGCATCAAATTTCCCTGAGAATGAAGTGCTAGATGCTGCATCTGTGAATAGAGCAAGCATTGTTTCCCCGAATAGAAGGTTAAACTATATGATGGCAATTTTCATGAGTATAGTTTTACCTTTTCTTTTTATTTATCTCCGTTCACAGTTGATTGATAGGTTTGAAGAATCAAGCCAACTTGATAAACTAGGATATCCTGTAATTGGCGAACTAATTCATTCAGATTTAAATACTCCTTTTATTGTCAATCAGGAGCATATATCAGTATTTGCTGACTCATATCGTTTATTAAGAACAAATATTAAATTTTTAATTGGTGGCGGTGAATCAAAGATTGTTTTAGTTACATCAACCTTCTCAGGAGAAGGAAAAAGTTTCGTTTCACGAAATATTGCAGCAAGTTTTGCCCTTGCGGGACATAAAACAATTTTAGTTAATTGCGATTTACGGAAGCCCGAGAAGGAATTTTTCTTTAATACCGAGTCGGTAGTTGGTTTGAGCGCATATTTAAGTAATAATAGCGATTTCGAAATATTAATCCAAAATTCCGATGTTGAAAATTTATGGTTTATATCCTCTGGATTAGTTCCTCCTAATGCTACAGAACTTTTAGATTCTCAAAGAATGCAAAAACTTTTAGGTTTGTTAAAAGAGAAGTATGAAATAGTTGTAATTGACTCCCCTCCAATAGGAATTGTTGCTGATAGTTTTATACTTGCTCAGCAATCGGATCTATTACTTTTTGTTGTAAGGTTGAATCATAGTAGAATAAATGGGGTTGAGAAGATATTATCTTCCATTGCACAGAAGCAGTTTAAAAAGGTTGCTATTGTGGCTAATGATATAAGTTCAAAGTACTTTGGTTATGGCTATTATGGGTATAAGTATGACTATGGATACCATTACGGATCTTCTAAAAAGAAAAAGAAATTAGATAGTTGA
- a CDS encoding SPOR domain-containing protein, giving the protein MVGQTKRFYISIFYIICAFSASSQVSELHLSELSNCTPEKNKNVINTIDQAYKEGVVLYNDATNNSLSNQVKIEKLVSIFRIEVSVKNKLQEVWQQSDSISRDNSKKYFEEASRAFKELTDTINLINPEFKSIIRALIIVEKSHQVILLQKFGIQVLFGCVRESSGRLNQPTDFSSDIVINIDMIERFRKVWNESNYPVTYDQWVYKPSERKTFSKRSYANSWKDYRFGAKKDTTSTDSPKLTLETQGTLANNILGNQKDILNSSKDQSISGNNSFTDSKDSRFAGKNLNNQQSNKTFTIKGEGKKLGISPNTQYEIKNLTTQSKIKALGVEYFTIQIAASRNQLVVERLKNDFNCGRFDIEEKNESGWYKYLVGHFASIDSANKYLLKPCMVRGFVSGYNSKGRVAIFSIKQPITATGSSSTYSIVYRVQVAASKEPLSTEIVSKIYSGINPVNVSQEDGWFRYSIGDFFYYDEAKLARDSSKIKNAFVMPYQNGKRIQWPGKETLELMKLNQKERALYVIQIAASRKPLPLNIIKSVIKVEYPLTMKFEDGWYKYFISAFTDFAYAKQVAEKIGVKDAFIATYKNGLRVNP; this is encoded by the coding sequence ATGGTGGGACAAACGAAAAGATTTTATATTTCTATTTTTTATATTATTTGTGCATTTTCTGCTTCTTCTCAGGTAAGTGAATTACATCTTTCTGAATTAAGTAATTGCACTCCTGAAAAAAATAAAAATGTAATAAATACGATTGATCAAGCCTATAAAGAGGGTGTTGTATTATATAATGATGCTACCAATAATAGTTTGTCAAATCAGGTTAAAATAGAGAAATTGGTTAGTATATTTAGAATTGAAGTTTCTGTTAAAAATAAATTACAGGAGGTATGGCAGCAATCCGATAGCATATCACGCGATAATTCTAAAAAATATTTTGAGGAAGCATCCCGTGCTTTTAAAGAGTTAACCGATACAATAAACTTAATAAATCCAGAATTTAAATCGATAATAAGAGCGCTAATAATCGTTGAAAAATCTCATCAAGTAATTCTTTTACAGAAATTTGGAATTCAAGTGCTATTTGGATGTGTGAGGGAGAGTTCAGGACGATTAAACCAACCGACGGATTTCTCCAGTGATATAGTTATCAATATCGATATGATTGAAAGATTTCGGAAAGTTTGGAACGAATCAAATTACCCAGTGACATATGATCAATGGGTATACAAACCTTCTGAACGGAAAACTTTTTCGAAAAGATCTTATGCTAATTCTTGGAAAGATTATCGATTTGGTGCTAAAAAGGATACTACTAGCACTGATTCTCCTAAATTGACTCTTGAAACTCAAGGTACATTAGCAAATAATATACTTGGAAATCAAAAAGATATATTGAATTCCTCTAAAGATCAATCAATTTCTGGTAATAATAGTTTCACGGATAGTAAAGATTCAAGATTTGCTGGAAAAAATCTTAATAATCAGCAATCGAATAAAACTTTTACTATTAAGGGAGAAGGAAAAAAACTTGGAATTAGCCCTAATACTCAATACGAAATAAAAAACCTAACAACTCAATCGAAGATAAAAGCCCTAGGGGTTGAATATTTTACCATTCAAATTGCCGCTAGCAGAAATCAGTTAGTTGTAGAGAGGCTTAAAAATGATTTTAATTGTGGACGTTTTGATATAGAAGAAAAAAATGAAAGCGGTTGGTATAAATATCTTGTTGGGCATTTTGCATCAATTGATTCTGCAAATAAGTATCTATTAAAGCCTTGTATGGTAAGAGGATTTGTTTCAGGTTACAATTCCAAGGGTAGAGTTGCTATTTTTAGTATAAAACAACCAATTACTGCAACTGGAAGTAGCTCAACATACTCAATAGTATACCGTGTACAAGTTGCTGCGTCAAAAGAACCATTATCAACAGAAATAGTTTCTAAAATTTATAGCGGTATTAATCCAGTGAATGTTTCTCAAGAGGATGGATGGTTTAGGTATTCAATCGGTGACTTTTTTTACTATGATGAAGCAAAATTGGCGCGTGATTCAAGTAAAATAAAGAATGCTTTTGTTATGCCATACCAAAATGGAAAAAGAATTCAATGGCCTGGCAAGGAAACTTTAGAATTAATGAAACTTAACCAAAAGGAAAGAGCATTATATGTTATTCAGATTGCTGCTTCCCGCAAACCGTTACCTTTAAATATTATTAAAAGTGTAATTAAGGTTGAATATCCTTTGACTATGAAATTTGAGGATGGTTGGTACAAATATTTCATTTCAGCTTTTACCGATTTTGCATATGCAAAACAGGTTGCTGAAAAGATAGGCGTTAAGGATGCTTTTATTGCAACCTATAAGAATGGCTTACGTGTAAATCCATAG
- the cysK gene encoding cysteine synthase A produces the protein MTRIAKHLTDLIGNTPLLELTNYNKINSTLATIYAKLEYFNPASSVKDRIGFAMIDKAEKDGLINKDTTIIEPTSGNTGIALAFVAASKGYKLILTMPETFSIERRNLLKALGAELVLTPGPDGMGGAIKKAEELKSITPNSFLPQQFKNPANPEIHRRTTAEEIWRDTEGHVDIFISGIGTGGTITGVGEVLKKRNPSIKVIAVEPFDSPVLSGGQKGPHKIQGIGAGFVPEILNRSIIDEIILVKNEEAFDTSRTLARSEGLLVGISSGAATQAALQVAKRPENKGKNIVVILPDSGERYLSTTLYQAES, from the coding sequence ATGACACGTATAGCAAAACATTTAACCGATCTTATTGGTAATACCCCTTTACTGGAGCTGACCAACTACAATAAGATAAATAGTACTCTAGCAACCATTTATGCTAAACTGGAATACTTTAACCCAGCCAGTAGCGTTAAGGATCGTATTGGCTTTGCAATGATTGATAAAGCAGAGAAAGATGGATTAATTAATAAGGATACAACAATTATTGAACCTACAAGCGGCAATACTGGAATTGCTCTTGCTTTTGTTGCTGCATCAAAAGGTTATAAACTAATACTAACAATGCCAGAAACTTTCAGTATTGAACGAAGAAATCTTCTTAAGGCATTAGGTGCTGAACTGGTTCTTACCCCTGGCCCTGATGGAATGGGTGGAGCGATAAAAAAAGCTGAGGAACTTAAATCAATCACTCCAAATTCGTTTCTTCCTCAACAGTTTAAAAATCCTGCAAACCCCGAAATACATCGCAGAACTACTGCTGAGGAAATTTGGCGTGATACCGAGGGACATGTTGATATATTTATTAGCGGGATTGGCACTGGAGGCACAATTACAGGGGTTGGAGAAGTTCTAAAAAAACGTAATCCAAGCATCAAGGTAATTGCTGTAGAACCTTTTGACTCTCCAGTACTATCAGGTGGACAGAAAGGACCTCATAAGATACAGGGTATTGGGGCAGGATTTGTTCCTGAAATTCTGAACCGTTCAATAATTGATGAAATTATTTTGGTGAAGAATGAAGAGGCCTTTGATACTAGTCGCACTCTTGCCAGAAGTGAAGGTCTGTTGGTTGGGATATCATCTGGTGCTGCCACACAAGCTGCACTTCAGGTGGCCAAGCGTCCCGAAAACAAAGGGAAAAATATTGTAGTTATTCTACCCGATTCAGGCGAAAGGTATCTCTCAACAACTCTATACCAAGCAGAGAGTTAA
- a CDS encoding M20/M25/M40 family metallo-hydrolase: MKNTNTQNALFIVGILIVVFIPLLLLKSPDPLPTSTSNKEFSALRAFEHVKNIAQKPHSIGTEEHERVKGYIINELKNRGLRVAVQTTTSVYYKRGLSAGYIHNIIGVHKGTEGNKCVLIVGHYDSQPHTLGAADDGSAVASMLESARALKQVGTFKNDIVFLFTDGEEADLFGARAFINENLLKDSIGILLNIEARGSKGPSITYEVSPHNGWIMREYAKSVPYPIAHSIAYEIYNLLPNGSDFTPFKDAGVSGFNIGYVDDFVNYHSMTDSPENLSLKSLQHQGSYIMGIAKHFGNLNLSSTKSEDVIYFNWIGHSLIIYPIGYNLFFVIIISLLLICLVSIGIRKNRISIAKILLSVLSFIIAFAIVIIFSWLFLNLIKNLYPHYSNFYSSNFYNVSYYFIAFSCLAIAIFAAAYILLFRKLNEENLLVGSLVVNYLLMFALISFVPTGAYLAIVPMILILSGLLICYIFNFSLQSKKHRFLLIHFITLIPVITLIVPLTKMIYITFGLDTIYGGVALLSILISYLVIPIKISSEIKRWILPVFITLFLIGNFILGHLNSAYSKWQPLQSNVSYFLNSDKNEAYWFSLESFIDEWKSQFFFKNEFKTLPDIFPLSSSKYLQCEAKVYSQPLPELSVIYDSIKDGNRKVNLIINSARKAQICHINISKVVKLSLLNINGKIITAKKFYADTSTNSYSFYYFGLSEKELELTLNCNLSNKIEINIIESKLGLPLFEGYKPMPNSIIPDKGFISNVILIKRTWRI; encoded by the coding sequence ATGAAAAATACTAATACTCAAAATGCTCTATTTATAGTTGGAATTTTAATTGTCGTATTTATTCCATTATTACTTCTTAAGTCACCAGATCCTTTGCCCACTAGTACGTCCAACAAGGAGTTTTCAGCACTTAGAGCATTTGAACATGTAAAAAATATTGCCCAAAAACCCCACTCAATTGGAACAGAGGAACATGAAAGGGTAAAAGGCTATATAATAAACGAATTGAAAAATCGCGGACTGCGAGTGGCTGTTCAAACAACAACATCTGTTTACTACAAAAGGGGTTTAAGTGCAGGGTATATCCATAATATTATAGGAGTTCACAAGGGGACGGAGGGAAATAAGTGTGTTCTTATAGTTGGTCATTACGATTCGCAACCCCATACACTTGGTGCTGCAGACGATGGTTCAGCTGTTGCTTCAATGCTTGAATCAGCAAGGGCGTTAAAACAGGTAGGAACATTTAAGAATGATATTGTATTCCTATTTACAGATGGAGAAGAGGCTGATCTTTTCGGTGCGAGGGCTTTTATTAATGAAAATCTACTTAAGGATAGCATAGGGATACTCTTGAATATTGAAGCCAGAGGCTCAAAAGGCCCTAGTATTACTTATGAGGTAAGTCCACATAATGGATGGATAATGAGGGAGTATGCAAAATCGGTACCTTACCCAATTGCCCATTCAATAGCTTATGAGATTTACAATTTACTACCTAATGGTTCTGATTTTACACCATTTAAAGATGCAGGCGTTTCGGGATTTAATATTGGTTATGTTGATGATTTTGTAAACTATCATAGTATGACGGATAGCCCTGAAAATCTTAGCCTTAAAAGTCTTCAGCATCAGGGAAGTTATATAATGGGGATTGCAAAACATTTTGGAAACCTAAATTTATCAAGCACAAAATCCGAGGATGTAATCTATTTCAATTGGATTGGACATTCACTTATAATTTATCCAATAGGGTATAATCTCTTTTTTGTAATTATAATATCACTTTTATTAATTTGTTTAGTATCAATTGGAATTCGAAAGAACAGAATATCAATAGCTAAGATATTGTTAAGCGTATTATCATTTATAATTGCATTTGCTATTGTTATAATATTTTCTTGGTTGTTTTTAAATCTAATTAAGAATCTATACCCACACTACTCAAATTTTTACTCATCAAATTTTTATAATGTAAGTTATTACTTTATTGCTTTTTCTTGTTTAGCGATAGCAATTTTTGCGGCAGCATATATTCTACTATTTAGAAAACTAAATGAGGAAAACTTGCTTGTTGGTTCGTTGGTAGTGAACTATTTGTTGATGTTTGCTTTAATTAGCTTTGTTCCAACAGGAGCATATTTAGCAATTGTTCCAATGATTCTGATTCTAAGTGGTTTATTGATTTGCTATATATTTAATTTTTCATTGCAGAGTAAAAAGCATAGATTTCTTTTAATTCATTTTATAACCCTTATACCAGTTATTACTTTGATAGTTCCATTAACTAAAATGATTTATATAACATTTGGTTTGGATACAATATATGGAGGTGTTGCGTTACTTTCTATTTTGATTAGTTATTTGGTTATACCAATAAAAATTTCGTCAGAAATTAAAAGATGGATATTACCCGTTTTTATCACTCTTTTTCTTATTGGAAACTTTATTTTAGGGCATTTAAATTCTGCATATTCGAAGTGGCAGCCATTGCAAAGCAATGTTTCATATTTCTTAAATAGCGATAAAAACGAGGCTTACTGGTTTTCTTTAGAGTCATTTATTGACGAATGGAAGTCACAATTTTTTTTCAAAAATGAATTTAAGACTTTACCAGATATTTTCCCACTTTCAAGTAGCAAATATCTTCAATGTGAGGCTAAAGTATATTCACAACCATTACCAGAATTATCTGTAATTTATGATTCTATAAAAGATGGCAATAGAAAAGTTAATCTAATAATAAATTCAGCAAGAAAGGCTCAGATTTGCCATATAAATATTAGTAAGGTAGTTAAACTATCACTACTTAACATTAATGGTAAAATCATTACTGCAAAAAAGTTCTATGCTGATACTTCAACCAATTCCTATTCTTTTTACTATTTTGGGTTAAGTGAGAAGGAATTGGAATTGACCTTGAATTGTAACCTTTCCAATAAAATTGAAATTAATATAATTGAAAGTAAGTTAGGATTACCCCTGTTCGAAGGCTATAAACCAATGCCCAATTCTATTATCCCCGATAAAGGTTTTATTAGTAATGTCATTCTAATCAAACGAACATGGAGAATATAG
- the ppk2 gene encoding polyphosphate kinase 2: MSKHKKHHHKDNDEEGNQKEQGHYEVVESKKEKLDKNFYENELEIFDIELVKLQEWIKFKKLKVVLIFEGRDAAGKGGVIKTITESLNPRFCRVVALGVPTEKEKSQWYFQRYVPHLPAAGEMVLFDRSWYNRAGVEKVMGYCTEEEYLEFLRSCPEFERMLVRSNIILIKYWFSVSDHEQEKRFHDRIEDPTKRWKLSPMDVESRNKWVDYSKAKDEMFAHCDIKQAPWYVVHADDKKRARLNCISHLLSLIPYEDLTPEPIKLPPRKEDHSYVRPPITDQNFVPEVY; this comes from the coding sequence ATGTCGAAACATAAAAAGCATCATCATAAAGATAATGATGAGGAAGGTAACCAAAAGGAACAAGGACATTATGAAGTAGTTGAATCGAAAAAGGAGAAACTGGATAAGAATTTCTATGAAAATGAACTCGAAATATTTGATATTGAACTGGTGAAACTTCAGGAATGGATTAAATTCAAGAAGTTAAAGGTTGTCCTAATCTTCGAAGGACGTGATGCAGCTGGAAAGGGAGGTGTAATTAAGACCATTACAGAAAGTTTAAATCCACGCTTCTGTCGAGTTGTAGCACTAGGCGTTCCTACCGAGAAAGAAAAATCACAATGGTACTTTCAACGTTACGTGCCACATCTACCTGCTGCTGGTGAAATGGTACTATTCGACCGTAGCTGGTATAACCGTGCAGGTGTGGAAAAAGTTATGGGTTACTGTACCGAGGAAGAGTATTTGGAGTTTTTACGCTCCTGCCCCGAGTTTGAAAGGATGCTTGTTAGATCAAATATCATACTTATTAAGTACTGGTTCTCGGTAAGCGACCATGAACAGGAGAAACGTTTCCATGATAGAATAGAAGACCCAACTAAACGTTGGAAACTTAGCCCAATGGACGTAGAATCTCGCAATAAATGGGTGGATTATTCAAAAGCCAAGGATGAAATGTTCGCACATTGCGATATAAAGCAAGCCCCGTGGTATGTTGTACATGCAGATGATAAAAAACGAGCAAGGTTAAATTGTATTAGTCATCTTCTTAGCCTTATCCCTTACGAAGATTTAACCCCAGAACCAATTAAATTACCACCACGGAAGGAAGATCATTCGTATGTAAGACCCCCAATAACCGATCAAAACTTTGTGCCAGAAGTATACTAG
- a CDS encoding acyl-CoA thioesterase: MSNVTCEYELEFTVRDYECDLQGIVNNAVYLNYLEHARHQFLLAKKIDFADLHTKGIDLVVSRIEIDYKFSLSSDDKFVVKLNTCREGNLRMIFEQDIYKLPENKLVVHARVIGVGLKSGRPIKTIDIPGFNELGK; this comes from the coding sequence ATGAGTAATGTTACTTGTGAATATGAACTTGAGTTTACAGTTCGAGATTATGAGTGTGATTTGCAGGGGATTGTAAATAATGCTGTTTATTTAAACTATCTTGAGCATGCACGCCACCAGTTTTTACTTGCCAAAAAGATAGATTTTGCCGATTTACATACTAAAGGGATTGATTTAGTTGTTTCAAGAATAGAAATTGACTATAAATTCTCTCTCTCAAGTGATGATAAATTTGTAGTTAAATTAAATACTTGCAGGGAAGGAAACCTAAGGATGATTTTTGAACAGGATATTTATAAATTGCCAGAAAATAAACTTGTAGTTCATGCAAGGGTTATAGGTGTTGGTCTTAAAAGTGGAAGACCAATAAAAACTATTGATATTCCAGGATTTAATGAACTTGGCAAATAA
- a CDS encoding aspartate kinase produces MKVLKFGGTSVGNARRIRNLAQIIPTNEPIVVVLSAMSGTTNSLIEIVDEATKGKTEKAIELLKNLEEKYYITSSELFHTGMYIKRGEEFIRDMFYNASKKIAKEFSVKNYNEVVALGELLSTGLFQMYLTEMGKNSAFIPALSFMRVDVKHEPDFFYINENLQRLLGAYIETKIFITQGFICINALGEVDNLGRGGSDYTAAIIGNVLNAKEVQIWTDIDGIHNNDPRFVDETTPLRELSFEEAAELAYFGAKILHPATIYPCSNKGIPVILKNTLEPNDAGTVISKAYNPSGVKAVAAKDDITAIKIRSSRMLMAHGFLKKVFEVFDEFSTSVDMITTSEVAVSLTIDSKKNLAQILNKLKEFSTVEVDENQTIICIVGDFVAEKTGSAAAVFSTLKDIPVRMISYGGSSHNISILVSSNHKINALRAINRVVNQKLLTTTEC; encoded by the coding sequence ATGAAAGTTTTAAAGTTTGGTGGTACTTCTGTTGGAAATGCGAGGCGAATCAGAAATCTTGCTCAGATTATCCCAACGAACGAACCAATTGTTGTTGTTCTATCGGCTATGTCAGGGACAACCAATTCCTTAATCGAAATTGTTGATGAAGCAACTAAAGGAAAAACTGAAAAGGCAATTGAACTACTAAAAAATCTTGAAGAGAAGTATTATATAACAAGTAGTGAACTTTTTCATACAGGAATGTACATAAAACGTGGGGAAGAGTTTATCAGAGATATGTTTTACAATGCATCAAAAAAAATAGCAAAAGAGTTTAGCGTTAAAAATTACAACGAGGTTGTTGCTTTGGGGGAGCTCCTTTCAACTGGGCTTTTTCAAATGTATCTCACCGAAATGGGAAAAAATTCTGCATTCATCCCTGCTTTAAGTTTTATGAGGGTTGATGTAAAACATGAGCCCGATTTCTTTTACATCAATGAGAACTTACAACGCCTTCTTGGGGCTTATATTGAAACAAAGATTTTTATCACCCAAGGGTTCATTTGCATTAATGCTTTAGGTGAAGTTGATAACCTTGGTCGTGGGGGTAGCGATTATACCGCAGCCATCATTGGCAATGTTCTCAACGCTAAGGAAGTTCAAATTTGGACAGATATTGATGGAATTCACAATAACGATCCACGATTTGTTGATGAAACAACCCCACTCCGCGAATTATCATTTGAAGAGGCGGCAGAGTTGGCCTACTTTGGAGCAAAGATTTTACACCCAGCTACTATTTATCCATGTAGCAACAAAGGTATTCCTGTGATTTTAAAGAATACCCTTGAGCCTAACGATGCAGGTACGGTTATAAGTAAGGCATACAATCCATCTGGAGTAAAGGCTGTTGCTGCAAAAGATGATATTACTGCTATAAAAATTCGTTCATCACGAATGCTGATGGCTCATGGGTTTCTTAAAAAGGTGTTTGAAGTTTTTGATGAATTCAGTACCTCTGTTGATATGATTACAACATCTGAGGTTGCCGTTTCTCTTACTATTGACAGTAAAAAGAATCTAGCCCAGATTTTGAATAAACTAAAGGAGTTTTCAACTGTTGAAGTAGATGAAAACCAGACTATCATTTGCATTGTTGGTGACTTTGTAGCGGAAAAGACAGGTTCTGCAGCAGCCGTTTTCAGTACTTTGAAAGATATTCCTGTTAGAATGATTTCGTACGGTGGCAGTAGCCATAATATCTCTATCCTAGTAAGTAGCAATCACAAAATAAACGCATTAAGGGCGATAAATAGGGTTGTAAATCAAAAATTATTAACTACAACAGAATGTTAA